One Dysidea avara chromosome 7, odDysAvar1.4, whole genome shotgun sequence genomic region harbors:
- the LOC136262002 gene encoding uncharacterized protein isoform X2: MSSYACRCYRTSASGMLNPGSGLSRYILRTISRQIRVKFDNICSISNKSMLQQSNGMLKSFSWEALWSEFQRRVPVLLGLLRSILPKSDKVFLGFVNSLLLKKRNQKMSLMQHLVSVLLYGNAAHKQIYRYLQPLMVCMFASSTSAIIDDLSRGHDDKVLAWSKKLKEHFQLTQPPDMTSFELASVASIEHDKSDEDDNIYEVDSIVAPSDISYFDVDEEADQCQGIDMDADKISEATIADSRQEARKESHHVEQIEAQDACSDAHGHHGVNGSDMNSGTVTHTNTASATGHPIEGSCYGFAIVGDNIDKNVRPSFQREDSKTKSLHYFHSYAVKNRVDISSLSDTPSSNMISPDKILPSAMDFQALIKDFQVLVSRMLVQHMERFREEKHCVEWHIPSRYSKEMSAESEVALGVQLKNEAKVSNMCHIVDELSKYVPVKK; the protein is encoded by the exons ATGTCATCATATGCTTGCAGATGCTACCGAACAAGTGCAAGTGGTATGCTAAATCCTGGTAGTGGTTTAAGTAGATATATCCTAAGAACTATTTCGAGACAGATTAGAGTAAAATTCGATAATATTTGCTCTATTTCCAATAAGTCTATGCTACAGCAAAGCAATGGCATGCTCAAGTCGTTTAGCTGGGAGGCACTGTGGTCAGAGTTTCAGCGTAGGGTTCCGGTGTTGCTTGGGTTGCTAAGATCAATCTTGCCTAAAAGTGATAAGGTTTTCTTAGGATTTGTCAATTCTCTGCTATTGAAGAAACGAAACCAGAAGATGAGCCTGATGCAGCATTTGGTATCAGTTCTACTTTATGGGAATGCAGCTCATAAACAG ATATACAGATACTTGCAACCTTTAATGGTTTGTATGTTTGCCTCATCAACATCCGCTATCATTGATGATCTTTCACGTGGTCATGATGACAAAGTGTTGGCTTGGAGTAAGAAGCTAAAAGAGCATTTTCAA TTGACACAGCCACCAGATATGACCAGTTTTGAACTTGCAAGTGTTGCAAGCATAGAACATGACAAGAGTGATGAAGATGATAATATCTATGAAGTTGATAGTATTGTTGCACCCAGTGATATTTCATATTTTGATGTTGATGAAGAGGCTGATCAATGTCAAG GTATTGACATGGATGCTGATAAAATTAGTGAAGCTACCATTGCTGACTCTCGTCAGGAAGCAAGGAAGGAGAGTCATCATGTAGAGCAAATCGAAGCTCAGGATGCATGCAGTGATGCACATGGTCACCACGGTGTTAATGGTAGTGATATGAATTCTGGTACTgttacacacacaaacactgctAGTGCAACTGGTCATCCCATTGAGGGAAGCTGCTACGGGTTTGCTATTGTTGGCGACAACATTGATAAGAATGTTAGACCCAGTTTTCAAAGGGAGGACAGTAAGACAAAGTCACTTCATTACTTCCACTCGTATGCAGTTAAAAACCGTGTGGACATTTCATCATTGTCTGATACTCCATCTAGTAATATGATTTCACCAGATAAGATATTGCCATCTGCTATGGATTTCCAGGCACTGATTAAGGACTTTCAAGTTTTGGTATCAAG AATGCTTGTCCAGCACATGGAAAGATTTAGAGAAGAGAAACATTGTGTAGAGTGGCACATACCATCACGTTATTCCAAGGAAATGTCAGCTGAATCAGAA GTCGCACTTGGAGTTCAATTAAAAAATGAAGCCAAGGTCAGTAACATGTGCCACATTGTTGATGAGCTGAGCAAGTACGTACCTGTGAAGAAGTAG
- the LOC136262002 gene encoding uncharacterized protein isoform X1: MSSYACRCYRTSASGMLNPGSGLSRYILRTISRQIRVKFDNICSISNKSMLQQSNGMLKSFSWEALWSEFQRRVPVLLGLLRSILPKSDKVFLGFVNSLLLKKRNQKMSLMQHLVSVLLYGNAAHKQIYRYLQPLMVCMFASSTSAIIDDLSRGHDDKVLAWSKKLKEHFQLTQPPDMTSFELASVASIEHDKSDEDDNIYEVDSIVAPSDISYFDVDEEADQCQGIDMDADKISEATIADSRQEARKESHHVEQIEAQDACSDAHGHHGVNGSDMNSGTVTHTNTASATGHPIEGSCYGFAIVGDNIDKNVRPSFQREDSKTKSLHYFHSYAVKNRVDISSLSDTPSSNMISPDKILPSAMDFQALIKDFQVLVSRMLVQHMERFREEKHCVEWHIPSRYSKEMSAESEVVALGVQLKNEAKVSNMCHIVDELSKYVPVKK, encoded by the exons ATGTCATCATATGCTTGCAGATGCTACCGAACAAGTGCAAGTGGTATGCTAAATCCTGGTAGTGGTTTAAGTAGATATATCCTAAGAACTATTTCGAGACAGATTAGAGTAAAATTCGATAATATTTGCTCTATTTCCAATAAGTCTATGCTACAGCAAAGCAATGGCATGCTCAAGTCGTTTAGCTGGGAGGCACTGTGGTCAGAGTTTCAGCGTAGGGTTCCGGTGTTGCTTGGGTTGCTAAGATCAATCTTGCCTAAAAGTGATAAGGTTTTCTTAGGATTTGTCAATTCTCTGCTATTGAAGAAACGAAACCAGAAGATGAGCCTGATGCAGCATTTGGTATCAGTTCTACTTTATGGGAATGCAGCTCATAAACAG ATATACAGATACTTGCAACCTTTAATGGTTTGTATGTTTGCCTCATCAACATCCGCTATCATTGATGATCTTTCACGTGGTCATGATGACAAAGTGTTGGCTTGGAGTAAGAAGCTAAAAGAGCATTTTCAA TTGACACAGCCACCAGATATGACCAGTTTTGAACTTGCAAGTGTTGCAAGCATAGAACATGACAAGAGTGATGAAGATGATAATATCTATGAAGTTGATAGTATTGTTGCACCCAGTGATATTTCATATTTTGATGTTGATGAAGAGGCTGATCAATGTCAAG GTATTGACATGGATGCTGATAAAATTAGTGAAGCTACCATTGCTGACTCTCGTCAGGAAGCAAGGAAGGAGAGTCATCATGTAGAGCAAATCGAAGCTCAGGATGCATGCAGTGATGCACATGGTCACCACGGTGTTAATGGTAGTGATATGAATTCTGGTACTgttacacacacaaacactgctAGTGCAACTGGTCATCCCATTGAGGGAAGCTGCTACGGGTTTGCTATTGTTGGCGACAACATTGATAAGAATGTTAGACCCAGTTTTCAAAGGGAGGACAGTAAGACAAAGTCACTTCATTACTTCCACTCGTATGCAGTTAAAAACCGTGTGGACATTTCATCATTGTCTGATACTCCATCTAGTAATATGATTTCACCAGATAAGATATTGCCATCTGCTATGGATTTCCAGGCACTGATTAAGGACTTTCAAGTTTTGGTATCAAG AATGCTTGTCCAGCACATGGAAAGATTTAGAGAAGAGAAACATTGTGTAGAGTGGCACATACCATCACGTTATTCCAAGGAAATGTCAGCTGAATCAGAAGTG GTCGCACTTGGAGTTCAATTAAAAAATGAAGCCAAGGTCAGTAACATGTGCCACATTGTTGATGAGCTGAGCAAGTACGTACCTGTGAAGAAGTAG